CCTGTCCAACCGGAACCGGAGGGTGGAGGTCAGGGTACGGGTCGACCAGGCGTCGGACGTGGCCCAGGTAACCGACGTCCTCAAAGGCGTCCTGAGCGCGCACAAAGATATCATGAGCAGCCCCGGCCCCTCGGTCCTGATCAGTGGTTTTGCGGGGAACTGGGTGGAATTCCAGCTGTTGTTCTGGGCGGAAGACCTGGGGAATACGGGGAGTCTTACACACGCGGTCATTTCCGAGCTAAAAGACGCTTTTACCCGGGAAAAGATCCGGTTGGTCAATCCCGCTCAGGATATTTACGTACGGGAAACGGGGGAAAAGGAAATGTAATACCTTTGCACAGTCCCCATGCTCTACGCGGTCGTCGATATTGAAACCACCGGGAGCCATGCCAGCGAGCACGGCATTACCGAGATCGGTATCGTCATCACCGACGGCAAACGGGTGCTGGAGTTTTACGAAACCCTGGTCAACCCCGAACAGCCTATCCCGCCTTTTATCCAGGTCCTGACCGGCATCGATGACGAGATGGTGGCCTCGGCCCCGCTTTTTGAAGAGGTGGCCCCCCGCATCTTCGAGCTTTTGCAGGACAAGGTTTTTGTCGCGCACAACGTCAACTTCGACTATTCTTTTGTACAGCACCACCTGCGCCACGCGGGGTTTGGGTTGAATACACGCAAGCTTTGCACGGTCCGGCTTTCGCGTAAAGTTTTCCCGGGTCTGGCGGGGTATAGCCTTGGCAAGCTGACCCGGCAATTGGGCGTGACCATGGAACGGCACCACCGGGCCGGGGCGGACGCGCAGGCAACGGCGGAAGTGCTCCACCGCATCCTGGGGGAAGACCGGGGCGGTCACGTGGAGGCCATGCTGAAAAGCAAACAACACCAGCAACAGCTCCCCCCGAACTTGTCGGAAACGCTCATCCAGCAACTGCCGACCGGTCCCGGGGTGTACTACTTCCACGACGCCCACGGCAAGGTGGTCTACGTGGGCAAAGCCAACAACCTGAAAAAGCGGGTCCTGGGGCATTTTGCCGGGAACGATACGGGGCTCAAACGCCAGTCTTTCCTGGGCCATATTCACGAAGTGACCTTCCAGGTCTGCGGGTCGGAGCTTATGGCTTTTATCCTCGAACACGCCGAGATCCGGCGGCTCTGGCCCCTGTTCAACTATGCCCACAAACACCCCGTGGAAGCGTTTAGCCTCTATGTTTTCGAGGACGTCAAAGGGTACCTCCACCTGGTCCTGGACGGGAAGAAAAAGCACCTCGAACCCGTATATACATTTAACATGCTCGTCGAAGGTCAGTCCATGCTGCGCAAACTGATCCAGCAGTTTGACCTTTGTCCGCGGATGTGTTTCCTGGACAGGACCGCGGGCCCCTTCCTTTACGAGGAACGCGGGGAGGCGGTGGAGGCCTACAATGCCAGGGTGATGGAGGCCGTGGCGTCGTTGCGGAAAAGCCTGCCTACTTTCGCCGTCGTCGAACGCGCGGAAGGGTCGGCGGACGAGGCGTGCATCCTTATGGAAGAAGGCCGGTTCTACGGGATGGGTTACCTGCCCAGGGGCGTACCCGTACCCCAGGTGGAAGAACTCAAAAATATGCTCACGCCCTATCCCGATCATGATTATATACGGGGGTTGATCTACAGATACATACAACGGTGGCCAGGGAAAAAAATAGAGTTAGCTACAGTCTAGCGGGCCACAGGCCCGCTGCCCGAAGGGGGCCCCGTAGGGGCCCGACCGCAGGTCATTAGCGATGTTTCGGCGAAAGGTTATATTATTAATATAACCTTTCGCCGAAACATACGAGACAACTTTTTTCTTTCATTTCCGGTTTTTACTTTCGCGCCATGGTACAGTTTGCCCAGGATGTAGCCGCTCGGCTCCAGATACGCATACAACAGGTCGAGGCGACCCTGACCCTTTTCGAAGAAGGCGCCACCATCCCCTTTATCGCCCGTTACCGCAAGGACCGGACGGGGGCGTTGGACGAGGTACAGATCCAGCAGATCCAGGACACGGCGAAGTTCCTCCAGGAATTTTCGGAACGGAAAACGTTTATCGAAAAGACCATCACGGAACAGGGCAAGATGACGGACGACCTTCAGCTTAAGATCAATGCGTCCACGACCCTGGCGGAACTGGAAGACATCTACCTGCCCTACAAACCCAAGCGCAAGACCCGCGCCCAGACCGCCCGGGAGAACGGCCTTGAACCGCTGGCGATGCAACTGCTGGAGCAAAAACCGATGGACGTTTCCGCTTCCGCGGCCGGTTTTATCAACGAGAAGGTCGCCTCCGCGGACGACGCACTCCAGGGTGCCCGGGACATCATCGCGGAGATGATCAACGAGGATGCAACGGTTCGGGGCAAGATGCGCAGTTTATTTGAGCGCAAGGCCACGCTCCAAAGCAAGGTCGTGCCGGACAAAGAGCAGGAAGCCATCAAATACAAGGACTATTTCGACTACCAGGAACCGGTGTCGGACGTCCCCAGCCACCGCATCCTGGCGGTGCTGAGGGGTTTCCTGGAAGGCTTTCTCCGGGTGGCCATCGGGCCCGAGGAAGAACTGGCCCTTCAGCAGATCGAAGACCAATATGTAAAGTCTTCCGGGGAGGCGGGCGAACAAGTCAAAAAAGCCGTCAAGGAATCCTATCGTCGCCTTCTGCAACCCAGCCTGGAAAGCGAACTCCGGACGTTGCTAAAGACAAAGGGGGACGAAGACGCCATTGCCGTGTTTGCTGAAAACCTGCGCCAACTGTTGCTGGGCAGCCCGCTGGGGAGCAAACGCGTCCTGGCCATAGACCCGGGGTATCGCACGGGTTGTAAAGTGGTTTGCCTGGATGAAAAGGGCGACCTGTTGATCAACGACCTTATTTATGTACACGAAGCCAACCGGGCGGAGGCGTCGGCGGGCAAGCTGCGTCACCTGGTCAGTCATTACAAGATAGAAGCATTTGCCATCGGGGACGGAACCGCGGGCCGCGAGACGGAACAGTTCGTCAAACGGCTGGAACTGGGGCTCCCGGTTTTCCTTGTCAATGAGGACGGCGCGTCGGTGTACAGCGCATCAGAAACCGCCCGCCAGGAATTCCCGGAACAGGACATCACGGTCCGGGGCGCGGTGAGCATCGGGCGCCGCCTGATGGATCCGCTGGCCGAGCTGGTCAAGATCGATCCGAAGTCCATCGGGGTGGGGCAGTACCAGCACGACGTCAACCAGGTCCGGCTCAAGGAGCGCTTGGACCAGACCGTGGTGTCCTGCGTGAACCAGGTCGGGGTCAACCTGAACACCGCTTCCAAACACCTGTTGAGCTATGTGAGCGGTATCGGCCCCTCGCTGGCGGAAAACATCGTCCGCTACCGGAGCGAGGTGGGCAAATTCGGCGGCCGCCGCGAGCTGCTCAAGGTTCCCCGTCTGGGTGAAAAAGCATTCGAGCAATGCGCGGGCTTCCTCCGTGTCAAGGAAAGCGACAACCCTCTGGATAAAAGCGCGGTCCACCCGGAAGCCTACGCCCTCGTAGAGGAAATGGCGCGCGACCTCGGCACCACGGTCTCGGACCTCGTCGGTAACGACACCCTGATCGGGAAGATACCGGTCAAAAAATATGTCACCGCCTCCTTTGGCGAGCACACCGTAAAGGACATCTTAGGTGAACTGAAAAAGCCCGGGCTCGACCCGCGGAGCGAGGCCACCCAGTTTGAATTCGCCCAGATCTATTCTATTGAAGAAGTCCAGGCGGGGATGATCCTCCCCGGTATTGTAACCAATATTACCCGTTTTGGCGCCTTTGTGGATATTGGCGTGAAGCAGGACGGGCTGGTGCACGTCTCCGAGGTCGCGCATAAGTATGTCGAGGACCCTTCTACTGTGCTGAAGCTGAACCAGCAGGTCCAGGTGAAGGTGCTGGAGGTGGATACGGTGCGCAAGCGCATCTCTCTGTCGATCAAGCAGGCGGATCCTGAGGGGGCGGCGGCGGCCCGCGGCGGGCGCGACCAGCGCCGCGGCGGCCAGCGGGGCGAGCATGGCGCCGGGCGTGGCGGTGATCACGGTGGATCGCATCGCGACGGCGGTGGCCGCGGCGGTGATCATGGCGGATCACACCGCGGCGGCGAACACGGAAGCGATCAGCGCGGAAATCACGGCGGCGGTCGCGGCGGTGATCATCGCGGCAACCGCGGCGACGCGCACGGCGGCCCCGGAAAGGAATCCGAGTCCATGGAGGACGCGCTGGCGCAGCTCAAGAAGAAGTTCGGAAAATAAAGTTCGCGGGTCGCGGCGCCCGCTACGTCGCTGCTGAACCCGCTGCGGCGCCCTACAGCAGCCCCCGCACCCGCGCCACAAACTCGCTGCGCGGTATCATCTGCGCCCCCAGGCTCTCCAGGTAGGCCGTATACACCTGGCAGTCGATGAGCTCGACGCCTTCGGCGCGGAGTTGTTCCACGTAGGAGATAAAGGCGAACTTGGAGGCGTTGCTGACGTGGCTGAACATGCTTTCCCCAAAAAATACCCGCCCCAGGCGGATGCCGTACAGGCCACCGACAAGGACACCGTCCTGCCAGGTTTCGGCGCTGTGTGCATAACCGAGGCGGTGGAGTTCGGTATAGGCCCTTTCCACTTCGTCGGTGATCCAGGTACCGGCCTGACCTTTGCGGGGTGTTTGTTTGCAGGCGCGTATGACGGCAGGGAAGTTTTGATTGGTGGCGTAAGTAAACACGCCTTTGCGGAAGAGCCCCTTCATACTCTTGGACACCTTTAGGGCGGGGGGATACAGGACAAAGCGCGGATCGGGGCACCACCAGAGAGGGGTGTCGCCTTCGTACCAGGGGAAGATCCCTTCCCGGTAAGCCATCAATAAACGTTGGGTAGAAAGATCCCCACCTATGGCCAAAAGACCGTCGGGCTCTGCCCGGTCGACGGGGGGGAAGGACAGCGTATGATCAAGCGCAAACAGCATTAGCTCCGGACGGCGGCTTCGATGGTGGCGCCGATGCCGCGGTCGGTGATGGCGGTACATTGAGGCTCCAGGTCATCGTAGGAGCCGTTTTTGACGGCGTATTTACCCCGGTGGTGGATGAGCAGGGCGCATTGCTCGGCTTGTTCGTAGCTGTGTCCGCATACTTCCACCAGGGTTTCTATGACCCAGTCGAAAGAATTGACCTCGTCATTCCAGACGATGAGGCTCCAGGGCTGTTCATCCAGTATGTCCGTTTCGAGGTCTTCCGATTCCCAGGGGCGGGTTGCAGGCATAGGGTGAAAGAAATTGGTCTGCGGCAAATTTACACTATTCCCTTAAATTACAGGCCTATGATGCACCCGTTATCTCTAGCGATGAGTCTGACGTTGCCCCTGAAGGACCCCGTGCCCATCTTTTCCCTGGTGCTGTTTATCGTTCTCCTGGCACCGATCGTCCTGAGGAAGTTCCGCATACCCAGCATCATAGGATTGATCCTCGCGGGTGTAG
This sequence is a window from Dinghuibacter silviterrae. Protein-coding genes within it:
- a CDS encoding exonuclease domain-containing protein translates to MLYAVVDIETTGSHASEHGITEIGIVITDGKRVLEFYETLVNPEQPIPPFIQVLTGIDDEMVASAPLFEEVAPRIFELLQDKVFVAHNVNFDYSFVQHHLRHAGFGLNTRKLCTVRLSRKVFPGLAGYSLGKLTRQLGVTMERHHRAGADAQATAEVLHRILGEDRGGHVEAMLKSKQHQQQLPPNLSETLIQQLPTGPGVYYFHDAHGKVVYVGKANNLKKRVLGHFAGNDTGLKRQSFLGHIHEVTFQVCGSELMAFILEHAEIRRLWPLFNYAHKHPVEAFSLYVFEDVKGYLHLVLDGKKKHLEPVYTFNMLVEGQSMLRKLIQQFDLCPRMCFLDRTAGPFLYEERGEAVEAYNARVMEAVASLRKSLPTFAVVERAEGSADEACILMEEGRFYGMGYLPRGVPVPQVEELKNMLTPYPDHDYIRGLIYRYIQRWPGKKIELATV
- a CDS encoding Tex family protein; translation: MVQFAQDVAARLQIRIQQVEATLTLFEEGATIPFIARYRKDRTGALDEVQIQQIQDTAKFLQEFSERKTFIEKTITEQGKMTDDLQLKINASTTLAELEDIYLPYKPKRKTRAQTARENGLEPLAMQLLEQKPMDVSASAAGFINEKVASADDALQGARDIIAEMINEDATVRGKMRSLFERKATLQSKVVPDKEQEAIKYKDYFDYQEPVSDVPSHRILAVLRGFLEGFLRVAIGPEEELALQQIEDQYVKSSGEAGEQVKKAVKESYRRLLQPSLESELRTLLKTKGDEDAIAVFAENLRQLLLGSPLGSKRVLAIDPGYRTGCKVVCLDEKGDLLINDLIYVHEANRAEASAGKLRHLVSHYKIEAFAIGDGTAGRETEQFVKRLELGLPVFLVNEDGASVYSASETARQEFPEQDITVRGAVSIGRRLMDPLAELVKIDPKSIGVGQYQHDVNQVRLKERLDQTVVSCVNQVGVNLNTASKHLLSYVSGIGPSLAENIVRYRSEVGKFGGRRELLKVPRLGEKAFEQCAGFLRVKESDNPLDKSAVHPEAYALVEEMARDLGTTVSDLVGNDTLIGKIPVKKYVTASFGEHTVKDILGELKKPGLDPRSEATQFEFAQIYSIEEVQAGMILPGIVTNITRFGAFVDIGVKQDGLVHVSEVAHKYVEDPSTVLKLNQQVQVKVLEVDTVRKRISLSIKQADPEGAAAARGGRDQRRGGQRGEHGAGRGGDHGGSHRDGGGRGGDHGGSHRGGEHGSDQRGNHGGGRGGDHRGNRGDAHGGPGKESESMEDALAQLKKKFGK
- the aat gene encoding leucyl/phenylalanyl-tRNA--protein transferase, with the protein product MLFALDHTLSFPPVDRAEPDGLLAIGGDLSTQRLLMAYREGIFPWYEGDTPLWWCPDPRFVLYPPALKVSKSMKGLFRKGVFTYATNQNFPAVIRACKQTPRKGQAGTWITDEVERAYTELHRLGYAHSAETWQDGVLVGGLYGIRLGRVFFGESMFSHVSNASKFAFISYVEQLRAEGVELIDCQVYTAYLESLGAQMIPRSEFVARVRGLL
- a CDS encoding ATP-dependent Clp protease adaptor ClpS, which gives rise to MPATRPWESEDLETDILDEQPWSLIVWNDEVNSFDWVIETLVEVCGHSYEQAEQCALLIHHRGKYAVKNGSYDDLEPQCTAITDRGIGATIEAAVRS